In one window of Nocardioides panacisoli DNA:
- a CDS encoding glycerate kinase: MSSPRVVVAPDKFKGSATAVEVADAVGRGVVTERPDAEVARVPIADGGDGTLAAAVAAGFHLVPVTVSGPTGHPVRTAYARRGDTAVVEMADACGLARLPSGVPAPREASSRGLGEVLAAALDASCTEIVLGIGGSASTDGGAGMLCALGARILGRDGEPLGEGGAVLESVAALDLTGLHPRLAEASTVVACDVDNPLTGPGGAAAVYGPQKGADDTTVAVLDAGLQRWADGVATAVGFDVRNMPGAGAAGGVGFAALAVLDAVLRPGIDLVLDLAGFDEQVAGSDLVITGEGSLDAQSLRGKAPVGVAARAAEHGARTIAVCGRRDLSDDDLRAGGIHGALALLDLEADVERCLRAPLPLLEQLGREIARRHM; this comes from the coding sequence ATGAGCTCCCCGCGGGTCGTCGTCGCGCCCGACAAGTTCAAGGGATCTGCGACGGCGGTCGAGGTGGCCGACGCCGTCGGTCGCGGCGTCGTCACCGAGCGCCCCGACGCCGAGGTCGCACGAGTCCCGATCGCCGACGGCGGGGACGGCACGCTCGCCGCCGCGGTCGCCGCCGGCTTCCATCTGGTCCCGGTGACCGTGTCTGGTCCCACGGGTCACCCGGTCAGGACTGCCTACGCCCGCCGTGGGGACACCGCCGTGGTGGAGATGGCCGATGCCTGCGGACTCGCCCGGTTGCCCAGCGGCGTACCCGCGCCGCGCGAGGCGTCCTCGCGGGGGCTCGGCGAGGTGCTGGCCGCTGCACTCGACGCGTCGTGCACCGAGATCGTGCTCGGCATCGGCGGCAGTGCCAGCACCGATGGCGGTGCTGGCATGCTCTGCGCGCTGGGCGCGCGGATCCTCGGTCGTGACGGCGAACCACTCGGCGAGGGTGGTGCGGTGCTGGAGTCGGTGGCGGCCCTGGACCTCACCGGCCTACACCCCCGACTCGCCGAGGCGTCGACGGTCGTGGCCTGCGACGTCGACAATCCGCTGACGGGTCCGGGCGGCGCCGCCGCCGTCTACGGACCGCAGAAGGGAGCCGACGACACGACCGTCGCAGTCCTGGATGCCGGACTGCAGCGGTGGGCCGACGGTGTGGCCACGGCGGTCGGGTTCGACGTGAGAAACATGCCGGGGGCTGGTGCCGCAGGCGGTGTCGGGTTCGCCGCCCTGGCCGTCCTCGATGCCGTGCTGCGGCCGGGGATCGATCTCGTCCTTGATCTCGCGGGATTCGACGAGCAGGTGGCGGGCAGCGACCTTGTGATCACCGGCGAGGGGTCCCTGGACGCCCAGAGCCTGCGGGGCAAGGCCCCGGTCGGTGTCGCTGCGAGGGCGGCCGAGCACGGCGCCCGGACGATCGCGGTGTGTGGACGGCGCGACCTGTCCGACGACGACCTCCGTGCCGGTGGGATCCACGGTGCGCTGGCGCTCCTCGACCTGGAGGCCGACGTCGAACGCTGCCTGCGGGCTCCCTTGCCACTGTTGGAGCAGTTGGGACGGGAGATCGCACGGCGTCACATGTAG
- a CDS encoding LacI family DNA-binding transcriptional regulator, giving the protein MAKERATLRLQDVAEEAGVSIATASRSLSGATGVSDSVAAHVRAVAARLGYVANVHARSLAAGTSRSVGLVVHEIGDPYFAEIASGVLRLGAEEGLTVQICHTGRDPRREVEQIRELVAQRVGAIIIAGSGFVDPAQQWDAKTALQAYQAAGGRVAVIGRHHLGADAVLPENTKGGRAVADHLIGLGHRRIAVITGSLGLTTVADRMVGVREAHEAAGLAFDHLPVLEAPFTRDGGKQATARLLEEGHDVTAVLALNDDMAIGALSVLRSRGIAVPEQISVSGFDDVAVAGDLAPSLTTVRLPMADMGEQALGLALLDRGSRPRRRTAGHELVIRDSTGVPGA; this is encoded by the coding sequence GTGGCGAAGGAGCGGGCGACCCTGCGATTGCAGGACGTGGCGGAGGAAGCGGGCGTCTCCATCGCGACGGCATCCCGCAGCCTCTCCGGGGCGACAGGCGTCAGTGACTCCGTCGCCGCCCACGTCCGAGCCGTGGCGGCGCGACTGGGGTACGTCGCCAACGTGCACGCACGCAGCCTCGCCGCGGGTACGTCGCGATCCGTCGGCCTGGTCGTGCACGAGATCGGGGACCCGTACTTCGCCGAGATCGCCAGCGGCGTACTCCGGCTCGGTGCGGAGGAAGGCCTCACCGTCCAGATCTGTCACACCGGCCGGGACCCACGACGTGAGGTCGAGCAGATCCGGGAACTGGTGGCCCAACGCGTGGGTGCCATCATCATTGCCGGGTCGGGGTTCGTCGACCCCGCCCAACAGTGGGATGCCAAGACAGCACTGCAGGCCTACCAAGCCGCCGGCGGCCGTGTGGCTGTGATCGGTCGGCACCACCTCGGCGCCGACGCGGTGCTCCCGGAGAACACCAAGGGCGGGCGCGCGGTCGCCGACCACCTGATCGGACTCGGGCACCGCCGGATCGCTGTCATCACCGGGTCGCTGGGGCTGACGACGGTCGCTGACCGCATGGTGGGCGTCCGGGAGGCACACGAGGCTGCCGGGCTGGCCTTCGACCACCTTCCGGTCCTCGAGGCGCCCTTCACCCGCGACGGCGGCAAGCAGGCCACGGCACGGCTCCTGGAGGAGGGCCACGACGTCACGGCAGTGCTGGCCCTGAACGACGACATGGCCATCGGAGCGCTCTCCGTGCTCCGCTCGCGCGGCATCGCAGTGCCCGAGCAGATCTCGGTTTCGGGCTTCGACGACGTTGCGGTGGCCGGTGACCTCGCTCCGTCGTTGACGACCGTTCGGCTCCCGATGGCCGATATGGGCGAGCAGGCCCTCGGGTTGGCGTTGCTCGACCGCGGGAGCCGCCCGCGGCGACGCACCGCCGGTCACGAGCTCGTGATCAGGGACTCGACTGGGGTGCCGGGCGCATGA
- a CDS encoding amino acid ABC transporter substrate-binding protein, producing MKVPSTLRISALAVVSSLALTGCLSGSSDGGSDDTITIGISLPLTGDFSEPGKGVQRGYEAWAEYVNENGGLLGRDVELEILDDQSNADRVAADYEKLINQDGVDLVFGPFSTRLVIPAAQVAKDYGFTFVEPAGAAPEVFEQGFENLFYAAPAVADDHYDYLADHIEQMPRGQRPKTAAYATMDDPFAQGTAYGLKGRLEEMGVRTVADEVYPPNTTDFSSIAAKIEDSGADIVVGGTQYQDAVNLIIALQQLNYQPKMAAFSTAPTNPEFPEAIGDKTEGILSPTGYTPEASYPSNQEFVEFYSEIHGNPPGEDEANAWTTGQVVAAAVEAVECADPDPECQQQLTDWLHENEVDTVVGPLSWDEAGRPQGAHMIQQYVDGEIQIVLPEDLAEADIIPAKPAW from the coding sequence ATGAAGGTCCCGAGCACTCTCCGCATCTCCGCTCTCGCCGTCGTGAGCAGTCTCGCCCTCACTGGCTGTCTCTCGGGGAGCAGCGACGGCGGCAGCGACGACACCATCACCATCGGCATCTCACTCCCCCTCACCGGTGACTTCTCCGAACCGGGGAAGGGAGTCCAGCGCGGCTATGAGGCATGGGCTGAGTACGTCAACGAGAACGGCGGCCTGCTCGGGCGCGACGTCGAGCTGGAGATCCTCGACGACCAGTCCAACGCCGACCGCGTCGCCGCCGACTACGAGAAGCTGATCAACCAGGACGGCGTCGACCTGGTCTTCGGCCCTTTCTCGACTCGCTTGGTGATCCCGGCCGCCCAGGTCGCGAAGGACTACGGCTTCACCTTCGTGGAACCGGCAGGAGCGGCACCCGAGGTCTTCGAGCAGGGCTTCGAGAACCTCTTCTACGCCGCGCCCGCCGTCGCCGACGACCACTACGACTACCTCGCCGACCACATCGAGCAGATGCCGCGCGGCCAGCGCCCGAAGACCGCTGCGTACGCGACGATGGACGACCCGTTCGCACAGGGCACCGCCTACGGACTGAAGGGCCGGCTGGAGGAGATGGGCGTGCGGACGGTTGCCGACGAGGTCTATCCCCCGAACACGACCGACTTCAGCAGCATCGCCGCCAAGATCGAGGACAGCGGCGCCGACATCGTCGTCGGAGGCACGCAATACCAGGACGCGGTCAACCTGATCATCGCCCTGCAGCAACTCAACTATCAGCCGAAGATGGCGGCCTTCTCGACGGCGCCGACGAACCCCGAGTTCCCCGAGGCGATCGGTGACAAGACCGAGGGGATCCTCTCCCCCACCGGCTACACGCCCGAGGCCTCCTACCCGTCCAACCAGGAGTTCGTCGAGTTCTACAGCGAGATCCACGGCAACCCGCCGGGTGAGGACGAGGCGAATGCCTGGACGACCGGTCAGGTCGTGGCAGCGGCGGTCGAGGCGGTCGAGTGCGCGGACCCGGACCCCGAGTGCCAGCAGCAGCTCACCGACTGGCTTCACGAGAACGAGGTCGACACCGTCGTCGGACCGCTGTCCTGGGACGAGGCCGGCCGCCCCCAGGGCGCCCACATGATCCAGCAGTACGTCGATGGCGAGATCCAGATCGTCCTGCCCGAGGACCTCGCCGAGGCCGACATCATCCCCGCCAAGCCGGCCTGGTGA
- a CDS encoding branched-chain amino acid ABC transporter permease → MSLLFQSLVLGVLLGGLYALLAAGLTLYFGVMRVVMIAHSAFLILAAYLAWFFTTQTGIDPLVSLLGTVPLFFLLGVGIQRVLIKRLRPATLTMMSVLLTFAIALVIEGMLGFVFTGTQRRIQLSYGGANLEVFGANIAVVKLIAFGLAALSLLGLYLLLTRTKFGQALRATIQHPEAAQLVGINTERVAGYGFGIGLATAAIGGTALSLDSTIYPSLHWHWIGPLMAIIVVGGLGSIPGAAIAAMVLGIGQSLLQIPFSTTWAQTIFYVALFATLMVRPQGFFGGRLAQRF, encoded by the coding sequence ATGTCCCTGCTGTTCCAGAGCCTCGTGCTCGGAGTCCTGCTCGGTGGGCTCTATGCCCTCCTGGCCGCCGGCCTCACGCTCTACTTCGGCGTGATGCGCGTGGTGATGATCGCCCACTCGGCGTTCCTCATCCTCGCGGCATACTTGGCGTGGTTCTTCACCACCCAGACCGGCATCGACCCCCTCGTCTCGCTGCTCGGCACCGTGCCGTTGTTCTTCCTCCTCGGCGTCGGCATCCAGCGTGTCCTCATCAAGCGGTTGCGCCCGGCGACGCTCACCATGATGTCGGTGCTGCTCACGTTCGCGATCGCCCTGGTCATCGAGGGCATGCTCGGGTTCGTCTTCACCGGCACCCAGCGCCGCATCCAGCTGTCGTACGGCGGGGCGAACCTCGAGGTGTTCGGGGCGAACATCGCCGTCGTCAAGCTGATCGCCTTCGGCTTGGCCGCGCTGTCGCTGCTCGGCCTGTACCTGCTGCTCACCAGGACCAAGTTCGGCCAAGCCCTTCGCGCAACGATCCAGCACCCCGAGGCGGCGCAGCTCGTGGGTATCAACACCGAGCGGGTTGCCGGCTACGGGTTCGGCATCGGCCTCGCCACCGCGGCGATCGGCGGGACCGCCCTGTCGCTCGACTCCACGATCTATCCGTCACTGCACTGGCACTGGATCGGGCCGCTGATGGCGATCATTGTCGTCGGCGGCCTGGGCAGCATCCCCGGAGCCGCGATCGCGGCGATGGTGCTCGGCATCGGCCAGTCCCTGTTGCAGATCCCGTTCAGCACGACCTGGGCCCAGACGATCTTCTACGTCGCACTGTTCGCGACCCTGATGGTCCGGCCCCAGGGTTTCTTCGGAGGTCGTCTTGCCCAACGCTTCTGA
- a CDS encoding branched-chain amino acid ABC transporter permease — protein sequence MAKLVGVALLAAAVLSFPTVAANPFILSVGVVIMSYALLATGWNFVGGFTGYISLGHAAYSGLGGYATGLLVIHTGINPWGALVAGAVIVAIVAVPIGIASLRVRGASFVIVSIAFVLILMLAFQSWSSVTGGSNGLRIPRPFADDVLRPEQHERFFYLHAAALAAALLAWWLIDRSRFGIGLKAIREDEDKAQALGVPTFNYKLAAFVMSAFVTAIGGGLYALWFGFLDPIFQFSILVGAYMVLMSLLGGIRSLFGPLLGAVIVGYAVEFFKSEYGDSQFHLVAMGLLLGVVVLFMPEGIIPAVQSLVRRFRPQSSSIREVSQAELAEQRREEQVTEGASR from the coding sequence GTGGCCAAGCTCGTCGGTGTCGCACTGCTGGCCGCAGCGGTGCTCTCGTTCCCGACGGTGGCGGCGAACCCGTTCATCCTCTCGGTCGGGGTCGTCATCATGAGCTACGCCCTCCTCGCGACGGGATGGAACTTCGTCGGTGGTTTCACCGGCTACATCTCGCTCGGGCACGCGGCGTACTCCGGCCTCGGTGGCTACGCGACCGGGCTGCTGGTCATCCACACCGGCATCAACCCGTGGGGCGCCCTCGTCGCCGGAGCCGTGATCGTGGCGATCGTCGCCGTGCCCATCGGCATCGCCAGTCTCCGCGTACGCGGAGCGTCCTTCGTGATCGTCTCGATCGCCTTCGTGCTGATCCTGATGCTGGCCTTCCAATCCTGGAGCTCGGTCACCGGCGGCTCGAACGGCCTGCGGATCCCCCGTCCGTTCGCCGACGACGTGCTGCGGCCCGAGCAGCACGAACGCTTCTTCTATCTCCACGCCGCCGCGCTCGCCGCAGCGCTTCTGGCCTGGTGGCTGATCGACCGGTCCCGGTTCGGCATCGGCCTGAAGGCCATCCGCGAGGACGAGGACAAGGCACAGGCGCTGGGTGTGCCCACCTTCAACTACAAACTCGCGGCCTTCGTGATGTCCGCCTTCGTCACCGCGATCGGCGGCGGCCTCTATGCGCTCTGGTTCGGCTTCCTGGACCCGATCTTCCAGTTCTCGATCCTCGTCGGTGCCTACATGGTCCTGATGAGCCTCCTCGGCGGGATCCGGTCACTGTTCGGCCCGCTGCTGGGCGCGGTGATCGTCGGGTACGCGGTGGAGTTCTTCAAGAGCGAGTACGGCGACTCCCAGTTCCACCTGGTGGCGATGGGGCTCCTGCTCGGCGTGGTCGTGCTGTTCATGCCGGAGGGGATCATCCCGGCGGTCCAGAGCCTCGTTCGACGGTTCCGCCCCCAGTCCTCCTCGATCCGCGAGGTCTCCCAAGCCGAGCTCGCCGAGCAGCGTCGCGAGGAGCAGGTCACGGAAGGAGCATCACGATGA
- a CDS encoding ABC transporter ATP-binding protein, translating into MTTAAEQATGPTGEATIGLATEGLAKSFGGVRAVDGASVGFHHGKVNALIGPNGSGKTTFFNCVTGMIRPDAGRVTYAGRDISGKPPHRIARAGIGRSFQLCRIFPRMTVLENILAAVRPPSPMLLLAPSRHHGDIERARSLLARVGIEHLEDVEARDLSYGQQKLLELAGVLMADPETIMLDEPAGGVNPALIDRIAGLVRSLNAEGRTFIVVEHNMDLVMSLSDHVVVFDRGRPIAEGPPSVVQHDPRVLEAYLGV; encoded by the coding sequence ATGACCACCGCAGCGGAGCAGGCCACCGGTCCGACCGGCGAGGCGACCATCGGGCTCGCCACGGAGGGACTTGCCAAGTCCTTCGGTGGCGTCCGTGCCGTCGACGGCGCATCCGTGGGGTTCCACCACGGCAAGGTCAACGCGCTCATCGGGCCCAACGGCTCGGGCAAGACCACGTTCTTCAATTGCGTCACCGGGATGATCCGGCCCGACGCGGGCCGGGTGACGTACGCCGGCCGCGACATCAGCGGCAAGCCGCCGCACCGCATCGCTCGTGCGGGCATCGGACGCAGTTTCCAGCTGTGTCGGATCTTCCCGAGGATGACGGTGCTCGAGAACATCCTGGCGGCGGTGCGGCCGCCCAGTCCGATGCTCCTGCTCGCGCCCTCCCGGCACCACGGCGACATCGAACGCGCCCGGTCGCTGCTGGCCCGCGTGGGCATCGAACACCTCGAGGACGTCGAGGCCCGCGACCTCTCCTACGGCCAGCAGAAGCTGCTCGAGCTCGCCGGCGTCCTGATGGCGGACCCGGAGACGATCATGCTCGACGAGCCAGCCGGCGGCGTGAATCCGGCGCTCATCGACCGGATCGCCGGCCTGGTCCGCTCCCTGAACGCCGAGGGCCGGACCTTCATCGTCGTCGAACACAACATGGACCTGGTGATGAGTCTCTCCGACCACGTCGTCGTCTTCGACCGTGGTCGGCCCATCGCGGAGGGTCCGCCGTCGGTCGTCCAGCACGACCCCCGAGTCCTGGAGGCCTACCTTGGCGTCTGA
- a CDS encoding ABC transporter ATP-binding protein, with protein sequence MASEYLLELDDIEAAYGRAALVLRGLTVKVPPATVVCLVGPNGAGKSTVLKVASGMLTPRSGTIRVAGRDVTRNNPQQMLGAGLSHVLQGHSVFKEMSVAENVLLGAYSLSDRREIDERVGFVKDLFPVVAERWGALAGALSGGQQKQVEFARSLMVSPQVVLLDEPSMGLDPKATGTVFEQVVRMRDAGTAVLLVEQNARRALQTADLGCVLDLGRVHISGPADDLLADPQLAELYLGGQPTGRSDASSTTA encoded by the coding sequence TTGGCGTCTGAATACCTGCTCGAGCTCGACGACATCGAGGCCGCATACGGCCGTGCCGCCCTGGTCCTGCGTGGACTGACCGTGAAGGTCCCTCCGGCGACCGTCGTCTGCCTCGTCGGCCCCAACGGCGCCGGCAAGTCGACCGTGCTGAAGGTCGCCAGCGGCATGCTCACCCCCCGGTCGGGCACCATTCGTGTCGCGGGCCGCGACGTCACGCGCAACAACCCGCAGCAGATGCTGGGCGCCGGCCTCTCACATGTCCTGCAGGGACACAGCGTGTTCAAGGAGATGTCGGTCGCGGAGAACGTGTTGCTCGGCGCCTACTCGCTCAGCGACCGACGCGAGATCGACGAACGCGTGGGATTCGTCAAGGACCTGTTCCCGGTCGTCGCCGAGCGCTGGGGAGCCCTCGCCGGCGCACTGTCCGGTGGGCAGCAGAAACAGGTCGAGTTCGCCCGCTCCCTCATGGTGAGCCCACAGGTCGTCCTGTTGGACGAGCCGTCCATGGGGCTGGACCCCAAGGCCACCGGCACCGTGTTCGAGCAGGTGGTGCGGATGCGGGACGCGGGCACCGCCGTCCTGCTCGTGGAGCAGAACGCCCGCCGCGCGCTGCAGACGGCGGACCTCGGCTGCGTCCTCGACCTCGGCCGGGTCCACATCTCCGGGCCCGCCGACGACCTCCTCGCCGACCCCCAGCTCGCCGAGCTCTACCTGGGCGGTCAACCGACCGGCCGTTCCGATGCCTCCTCGACCACCGCGTGA
- a CDS encoding Gfo/Idh/MocA family protein — MPDTTIRILMNGVTGRMGYRQHLLRSVLAIRDDGGIPLPDGGRLQVEPVLVGRNADKLRRLAAQHDVADWTTDLDSALAEDPATVYFDAQVTGERRKAILKAAAAGKHVYTEKPTAESVAEGQELVDSASQHGIINGVVHDKLYLPGLLKLKRLVDSGFFGRILSVRGEFGYWVFEGDGVPAQRPSWNYRAEDGGGVVLDMFCHWNYVLENLFGSVEAVTARAVTHIPERWDERGERYDATADDAAYAIFELAGGIIAQVNSSWAVRVERKELVEFQVDGTLGSAVAGLFECRVQPRDLTPMPVWNPDLPTTEDFRSQWSPVPDNDTFGNGFRAQWEEFLLDVHHGRPHPYDFAAGVRGLELVDAGLRSSAEGRRIPMAGAGR; from the coding sequence ATGCCTGACACGACCATCCGCATCCTGATGAACGGCGTCACCGGACGCATGGGGTATCGCCAGCACCTGCTGCGATCGGTCCTGGCGATCCGCGATGACGGCGGGATTCCCCTGCCCGACGGCGGTCGACTCCAGGTCGAGCCAGTGCTCGTCGGTCGCAACGCCGACAAGCTGCGTCGGCTGGCGGCTCAGCACGATGTCGCGGACTGGACGACCGACCTGGACTCCGCGCTCGCCGAGGATCCCGCCACCGTTTACTTCGATGCACAGGTCACCGGGGAGCGCCGCAAGGCGATCCTCAAGGCGGCTGCTGCCGGCAAGCACGTCTACACCGAGAAGCCCACGGCCGAGTCCGTCGCCGAAGGGCAGGAACTCGTCGACTCTGCCAGCCAGCACGGCATCATCAACGGGGTCGTCCACGACAAGTTGTACCTGCCAGGCCTGTTGAAGCTGAAGCGCCTCGTGGACAGCGGCTTCTTCGGTCGCATCCTGTCGGTCCGTGGCGAATTCGGCTATTGGGTCTTCGAGGGCGACGGGGTCCCCGCGCAACGTCCGAGCTGGAACTACCGCGCCGAGGACGGCGGCGGCGTGGTGTTGGACATGTTCTGCCACTGGAACTACGTCCTGGAGAACCTCTTCGGTTCGGTGGAGGCCGTGACCGCCAGGGCCGTCACCCACATCCCCGAGCGCTGGGACGAACGCGGCGAACGGTACGACGCGACGGCCGACGACGCGGCGTACGCCATCTTCGAGCTGGCCGGGGGCATCATCGCCCAGGTCAACTCGTCTTGGGCGGTGCGGGTCGAGCGCAAGGAGCTGGTGGAGTTCCAGGTCGACGGGACCCTGGGGTCGGCCGTCGCCGGGCTCTTCGAGTGTCGGGTGCAGCCACGGGACCTGACCCCGATGCCGGTCTGGAACCCGGACCTGCCCACGACCGAGGACTTCCGGTCCCAGTGGTCGCCGGTGCCCGACAACGACACGTTCGGCAACGGCTTCCGGGCGCAGTGGGAGGAGTTCCTGCTCGACGTCCACCACGGTCGCCCTCACCCCTATGACTTCGCCGCAGGCGTGCGCGGACTCGAGCTCGTCGACGCCGGGCTCCGCTCTTCGGCAGAGGGGCGCCGCATCCCGATGGCCGGTGCGGGGCGATGA
- a CDS encoding dihydrodipicolinate synthase family protein, whose protein sequence is MTSPGADVAIPLADGGWEEVALTEPRDWPEHPEPFSSRVAFAAAHVVADPRGENVPGSPATIDWESTLAFRRHLFRHGFGVAEAMDTAQRNMGLDWPAVQELVRRSAAQAAEVGARIASGAGTDHRAELRTPADVREAYREQVGFVESTGSQVIVMASRQLAAVAAGADDYLAVYDAVLDEVDRPVILHWLGEAFDPHLRGYWGSTDVDIATDTFLDLIKAHADHVDGVKVSLLSADHETELRARLPADVRLYTGDDFNYPGLIRGDGVRYSDALLGAFAAIAPAASAALAALDRDDLATYDAEMAPTLPLARHVFEAPTWHYKAGIAFLSWLCGHQPGFAMVGGLQSSRSVVHLGRLFALANDARLLPDPDLAAHRMRTWLAGAGVVR, encoded by the coding sequence ATGACCTCGCCCGGGGCCGACGTCGCGATCCCCCTCGCCGACGGCGGGTGGGAGGAGGTCGCGCTGACCGAACCTCGTGACTGGCCCGAGCACCCCGAACCATTCTCCAGCCGGGTTGCGTTCGCGGCCGCCCACGTCGTTGCCGATCCCCGTGGCGAGAACGTCCCTGGCTCGCCGGCGACGATCGACTGGGAGTCCACCCTCGCCTTCCGCCGGCACCTCTTCCGCCACGGTTTCGGTGTCGCCGAGGCGATGGACACCGCCCAGCGCAACATGGGCCTCGACTGGCCCGCCGTGCAGGAGCTCGTACGACGCAGTGCCGCGCAGGCCGCGGAAGTCGGGGCGCGGATCGCATCAGGTGCCGGCACCGACCATCGAGCCGAGTTGCGCACCCCGGCCGACGTGCGCGAGGCGTACCGCGAGCAGGTCGGCTTCGTGGAGTCCACCGGCTCGCAGGTGATCGTGATGGCCTCGCGCCAGCTCGCGGCGGTCGCCGCGGGGGCCGACGACTACCTCGCCGTGTACGACGCCGTGCTCGACGAGGTCGACCGGCCCGTCATCCTCCACTGGCTCGGCGAGGCGTTCGACCCGCACCTGCGCGGCTACTGGGGATCCACGGACGTCGACATCGCGACCGACACCTTCCTGGACCTGATCAAGGCCCATGCGGACCATGTCGACGGCGTGAAGGTGTCGCTGCTCTCCGCGGACCACGAGACCGAGCTCCGGGCACGCCTTCCCGCTGACGTTCGCCTCTACACCGGCGACGACTTCAACTACCCGGGCCTCATCCGGGGCGACGGGGTGCGCTACTCCGACGCACTGCTGGGCGCCTTCGCGGCAATCGCACCGGCAGCCTCGGCGGCGCTGGCAGCACTCGATCGTGACGACCTGGCGACCTATGACGCGGAGATGGCACCGACCCTGCCACTCGCACGCCACGTGTTCGAGGCGCCGACATGGCACTACAAGGCCGGGATCGCGTTCCTGTCCTGGCTGTGCGGGCACCAGCCCGGATTCGCCATGGTCGGGGGGCTCCAGTCCTCGCGGAGTGTGGTGCACCTGGGGCGGCTCTTCGCCCTCGCCAACGATGCACGCCTCCTCCCGGACCCTGACCTCGCTGCCCACCGCATGCGCACGTGGCTCGCCGGTGCCGGGGTGGTCCGATGA
- a CDS encoding sugar phosphate isomerase/epimerase family protein, with product MTTLDVPSLDPARLDTPTVGDPRLARLSLNQKTVNGWSLRRAVEGCVRHGLPALGVWREPLADVGVRDGAAMIADAGLRVSSLCRGGFFTVPAGREQERAHDDNRRALDEAASLGAPCLVLVPGGLPDGDRDLRSARSRAAEAIERLVPHALEVGVRLAIEPMHPIFAADRGVVSTLRQALDIADPMPPEAVGIVVDTFHVWWEPGVEEQIARAGDRVASYQVCEWITPLPPDALLSRGMMGDGHIDFAHLTRCVVAAGYRGDVEVEIFNADVWAADGDAVIDTVARRYAELVEPHL from the coding sequence ATGACGACGCTCGACGTGCCCTCCCTGGATCCGGCACGGCTGGACACCCCCACGGTGGGAGATCCGCGACTGGCGCGACTGTCACTGAACCAGAAGACCGTGAACGGGTGGTCCCTGCGCCGTGCGGTCGAGGGCTGCGTTCGTCACGGCCTGCCCGCACTCGGGGTGTGGCGCGAGCCGCTCGCGGACGTCGGGGTGCGCGACGGTGCCGCGATGATCGCCGATGCCGGACTGCGGGTCTCCTCACTGTGCCGCGGTGGATTCTTCACCGTGCCCGCGGGGCGCGAGCAGGAGCGCGCGCACGATGACAACCGACGCGCCCTCGACGAGGCAGCGTCCCTCGGAGCGCCCTGCCTGGTCCTGGTGCCAGGGGGCCTACCCGACGGTGATCGGGACCTGCGGTCGGCCCGATCCCGGGCTGCTGAGGCGATCGAGCGGTTGGTGCCCCATGCATTGGAGGTCGGCGTACGGCTCGCGATCGAGCCGATGCATCCGATCTTCGCAGCCGACCGGGGCGTTGTCTCCACTCTGCGACAAGCACTCGACATCGCCGACCCGATGCCGCCGGAGGCAGTCGGCATCGTCGTCGACACCTTCCACGTGTGGTGGGAGCCCGGCGTCGAGGAACAGATCGCGCGCGCCGGTGACCGCGTCGCGTCCTACCAGGTGTGTGAGTGGATCACCCCGCTCCCGCCCGACGCACTCCTCTCCCGCGGGATGATGGGCGACGGCCACATCGACTTCGCCCACCTCACGCGCTGCGTCGTCGCCGCCGGCTACCGCGGCGACGTCGAGGTCGAGATCTTCAACGCCGACGTCTGGGCCGCTGACGGTGACGCCGTCATCGACACCGTGGCGCGCCGCTACGCCGAGCTCGTGGAGCCGCACCTCTAG